From the Bubalus kerabau isolate K-KA32 ecotype Philippines breed swamp buffalo chromosome 2, PCC_UOA_SB_1v2, whole genome shotgun sequence genome, one window contains:
- the NAA50 gene encoding N-alpha-acetyltransferase 50 isoform X1 gives MKGSRIELGDVTPHNIKQLKRLNQVIFPVSYNDKFYKDVLEVGELAKLAYFNDIAVGAVCCRVDHSQNQKRLYIMTLGCLAPYRRLGIGTKMLNHVLNICEKDGTFDNIYLHVQISNESAIDFYRKFGFEIIETKKNYYKRIEPADAHVLQKNLKVPSGQNADVQKTDN, from the exons TAGCCGGATCGAGCTGGGAGATGTGACACCACACAATATTAAACAGCTGAAGAGATTAAACCAGGTCATCTTTCCAGTCAGCTACAATGACAAGTTCTACAAGGATGTGTTGGAGGTTGGCGAACTagcaaaacttg CCTACTTCAATGATATCGCAGTGGGCGCAGTGTGCTGTAGGGTGGATCATTCACAGAATCAGAAGCGACTTTACATCATGACACTAGGCTGTCTGGCGCCATACCGAAGGCTAGGAATTG GAACTAAAATGTTAAATCATGTCTTAAACATCTGTGAAAAAGATGGCACTTTTGACAACATCTATCT GCATGTCCAGATCAGCAATGAGTCTGCAATTGACTTCTACAGAAAGTTTGGCTTTGAGATTATTGAGACAAAGAAGAACTACTATAAGAGGATAGAGCCCGCAGATGCTCACGTGCTGCAGAAAAACCTCAAAGTCCCTTCTGGCCAGAACGCAGATGTGCAAAAGACAGACAACTGA
- the NAA50 gene encoding N-alpha-acetyltransferase 50 isoform X2, which produces MKGRIELGDVTPHNIKQLKRLNQVIFPVSYNDKFYKDVLEVGELAKLAYFNDIAVGAVCCRVDHSQNQKRLYIMTLGCLAPYRRLGIGTKMLNHVLNICEKDGTFDNIYLHVQISNESAIDFYRKFGFEIIETKKNYYKRIEPADAHVLQKNLKVPSGQNADVQKTDN; this is translated from the exons CCGGATCGAGCTGGGAGATGTGACACCACACAATATTAAACAGCTGAAGAGATTAAACCAGGTCATCTTTCCAGTCAGCTACAATGACAAGTTCTACAAGGATGTGTTGGAGGTTGGCGAACTagcaaaacttg CCTACTTCAATGATATCGCAGTGGGCGCAGTGTGCTGTAGGGTGGATCATTCACAGAATCAGAAGCGACTTTACATCATGACACTAGGCTGTCTGGCGCCATACCGAAGGCTAGGAATTG GAACTAAAATGTTAAATCATGTCTTAAACATCTGTGAAAAAGATGGCACTTTTGACAACATCTATCT GCATGTCCAGATCAGCAATGAGTCTGCAATTGACTTCTACAGAAAGTTTGGCTTTGAGATTATTGAGACAAAGAAGAACTACTATAAGAGGATAGAGCCCGCAGATGCTCACGTGCTGCAGAAAAACCTCAAAGTCCCTTCTGGCCAGAACGCAGATGTGCAAAAGACAGACAACTGA